A single genomic interval of Bradyrhizobium japonicum USDA 6 harbors:
- a CDS encoding esterase-like activity of phytase family protein → MSKQSSRRSFLGHAAAGFSTLALSRLAQAQPTTEPPPRAAQIEHAVTEAVSVEVNARPIPNFEPRDRSRVRFGQLQYRSGLVLTSPYRGFGGLSGIRLDAKGERFLAISDQGGWFTGSIRYSGDTMIGLDGVEASPMLNSEGRPITEKRFWYDTESLTRDGNVVYVGLERVNQILRFDFAKGGTRARGEVLPTPPAVRKLPSNKGLEAMVVVPKGQPLAGTLIAFSERGLDADGNLVAFLIGGPSPGQFSVRRTEKFDISDAVLLPSGELLILERKFSWFTGINIRIRSIPLKSIAPNALVDGPALFAADLGHEVDNMEGIDAHVTPEGETVLTLVSDDNFSMLQRTLLLQFTLVE, encoded by the coding sequence GTGAGCAAGCAATCGTCCCGCCGCAGCTTTCTTGGCCACGCGGCGGCGGGATTTTCCACTCTCGCACTCTCCCGACTGGCGCAGGCGCAGCCCACGACCGAGCCGCCGCCGCGCGCCGCGCAGATCGAGCACGCCGTCACCGAGGCTGTCAGCGTCGAGGTGAACGCGCGACCGATTCCCAATTTCGAGCCGCGCGACCGCTCGCGCGTGCGCTTCGGTCAGCTGCAATATCGCAGCGGCCTGGTGCTGACCTCGCCCTATCGCGGCTTCGGCGGCCTGTCCGGGATCCGGCTCGATGCGAAGGGCGAGCGCTTCCTCGCGATCTCCGACCAGGGCGGCTGGTTCACCGGCAGCATCCGCTATTCCGGCGACACGATGATCGGGCTCGACGGTGTCGAGGCGTCCCCGATGCTCAATTCCGAGGGCCGGCCGATCACGGAGAAGCGGTTCTGGTACGACACCGAGTCGCTCACGCGCGACGGCAATGTCGTTTATGTCGGGCTCGAACGCGTCAACCAGATCCTGCGCTTCGATTTTGCCAAAGGCGGCACGCGCGCCCGCGGCGAGGTGTTGCCGACGCCGCCCGCCGTGCGCAAGCTGCCCTCCAACAAGGGGCTCGAAGCGATGGTCGTCGTGCCGAAAGGCCAGCCCCTGGCAGGCACCCTGATCGCCTTCTCCGAGCGCGGGCTCGACGCCGACGGCAATCTGGTCGCGTTCCTGATCGGCGGTCCGTCGCCCGGCCAGTTCAGCGTCCGCCGCACCGAAAAATTCGACATTAGCGATGCCGTGCTGCTGCCGTCCGGCGAGCTTCTCATCCTCGAACGCAAATTCTCCTGGTTCACCGGCATCAACATCCGCATCCGGTCGATCCCCCTGAAATCGATCGCTCCCAATGCGCTGGTCGACGGGCCTGCGCTGTTCGCCGCCGATCTCGGCCACGAGGTCGACAACATGGAAGGCATCGACGCCCACGTCACGCCCGAGGGCGAGACCGTGCTGACGCTGGTGTCGGACGACAATTTCTCGATGCTCCAGCGCACGCTGCTGCTGCAGTTCACGCTGGTGGAGTAG